In Galactobacillus timonensis, the genomic stretch GCAGCAGCCTCGGTAAACTGTGTCAGCACATCAACGCGTGCTTCTTCCGTTCCATAAAGGAATTCATCCGAGACGCGAGCGCCATACTCAAACTTGATCGGGATGATCGTGACAGGCTTAACCGTTGCGCCGCCTACAGTCTTTGCACCATTTTCAGCGACAATATCAGCCTCCTTATCGAGCGTAAACGTCATTTCCTTGTTGCCATTAAAGGCAATTGCAGACATTGGGCAAAGGGCCGCTAGTGCGCTGTGTCCCTTCACCTTGTTAAACATTTCGGTAACCAGTACCGGATCGAGCATTGTTCCTCTTTCGAGCATTTTTTATTCCCTCCGTTTTTCTATTTTTTAAGCTTTTCGCTCAGTTGCTTGACAGCCGTCTTAACTTTGTCTTCCGTAGTTTCAGACGATGCAAGCGGTGCAGTTTGATGGCCTTTACCAATCAATCCAACCAGTGATTCGGCATCCTTGCGGATGTCATCTTCAGTATCCCCAGACAGCCGGCCGGAAAGCTCATACGGTAAGCCAACTTCATGGGCAATTCGCGTTTTTACCGAGTCGGACTCGTAACCCTTAATCTTGGCATCCCTTTCTGAAAGCTGCTTATCATAGTCTGCATATTTCTTGGCTTTTGCCTCAGCATCCTTGGTAAGCGAAGCGATCTGCGAATCATAGTCTTTCTTGATCTTTTCCAGATCTGCGGGACTGGTGTAGCCTTCATATTTCTTGGCTTCCCGGCCAATTCTTTCCTTGATTGCAGATTCAAATTCTTCCTGTGTAGTGATCGGTGTAAAGTTTTCCGCCATAATGTTTTGAAATCTCCTTTTCCCTCTTCAATCCGTGAGGTATACGTCATTTGAAACTATCTAAAAAGCCGGCCATTTCTGACCGACTTAATAGAACACTCTCTGCTTCCGGCGCTCTTTCGTCTTTCGACAGCTCCAGAAGGCAAAAATCATTGATTCCATCAGGGATACATCAACGTTTTCCTTGATGGATTTGTAGCCAAAACCACCGTTTGATCCAATTGCACGGCGCTGGACGTTCGTGACCGACTGCGTGAGCGATGGCTGTCCTCTGTGACATATCAGTTTCTGATCGAGATTCTGCTGGAACAATGCGTTTGCCTCAATGACTTCACTGACCTTTGGAATGATCGGCGGCTTCTTGATGCCAGCGTCTTTCATCGCATCCATGAGCATCTGCTGTCCGCTTTGGCCATCGATCACGACGTTCTCAAGATCAGCTTTCTTCAGGAAACGAATTATCCAACCAAGACCATTGCGCTGCGGCTGACAGTCAATGCCTTCAACGAAGATCGCATCACTGTATGTTTTCACTGCAATGCTCAGGGAAACATTCTTCCCATCTGCACTGAAGCGGATTCCGGCATACAGCTTTCCTCTGAACTTCGGCAACGTGTCTACTTTCAGCTCATTCCACTGATTCTCAGAGATTGCTGATCTCAGGTTCTGTGTTGTCCAGTACCCAAGACGCTGGATGTTGAAATCAAGCTCATTCGTTCCGATCTCATCAGCAATGATGCGCTCGGTCAGGATCGTTCCGAGCGATGGATTTGTTTCGTACCAGGCATCGACATCGTGAACATCTGTCAGATGGTCAACAGACCATTCCTCCCAGCAGGCGTCTTTCTTATCTCCCGAAAAGATCGCCTTCCGTAGATTCATGAATACCGTACCTGATGATACCGGTGTAGGCGGTGTCCCGCATAGCAAAGTCTGTGGATTATGGGAGGACGATATAACATACTTCAGCGTTGTTTCCTGATCGTCCTGATATTCCTGGGCTTCATCAATCACCAGAAGATCGAATCCTTCACCAAGGCCTCCCTTTGACGTTCGTGTGCGAAAGCTGCATTTCCCTTTCGTGCCTATCATCTCGATACGTTCAAGGCCATACTGCCGGTAGGAATCGAAGTCTTCTTTTTCCTTGTAACCGCAGGCTGTCAAAGCATCATACAGACGCTGGAATGCGCTGGAAGACGTTGGAGTGCGATGTGCTGTATGCAGAATGGTTTCTCCATTCATCAATCCGTACAGCTCGCGCATGACAACGACTTCGTTCTTTCCGTTTCGACGTGGAACAGCATATCCAAACTTAGTATGCACCCACAGATCTTCGGAATTGTAAGCCAGCATGTCATAGATCAGAAGCCTCTGCCAGTCCATAGCCTTGCGGCCTGTCTTCTCGTACAGATCAACAGCTTCCTGTCCGTGCGTTTGCGTATATGGAAGAACAACGGATGCGGTGGGAGTCTGGCGACCTAATCGCTTAGGTGCTGCCATCGTTCCTCCTATCCGTTATCCGTTTCCTTCGGTGGTCTGAATATCTTTCTCATATTCCTCCTTGATATACTTTTTGTGAATTGGAGAATGTACTATGACCAAATCGATATCATCAAGAAAAATTGATAGAGTCATGGATAAGATTATTCAAAATCCGCAAATGACAATTGAGGATTTAAATGACATTGCCGCAACACCAGATGGCAAAAGATCACTCGAAACGCTGAAGGCAATGCATGCAATCAGCTATAAAGTTTCTTTCAGCGGCCCTATTTATGACTTGAAAATTCTTGATGAAGGAATTCTTTACTTTTATAAGAAAAGGCAGCAGATGATGGGGTTCTGGAAAGGCTTTCTTACTGGTATCATTTCTACTGTTACAGCCGGGATCATAATGAACCTGATCATGAAAGTCATCACTGCCATATTTTGATTGTCACCAGAACACAAAAAGGAACTGAGACCGCAAATCCCAGCAATAACCCAATTGCCCAGTATATTTTTTGCTTTCTGTTCTCCATATCTTCATCCATCAAAAAAGCACCCGAAGGTGCTCAATTTATTAACTTTTGAATCATCTAATGCAATATTATGCAGGTTCTACTCTATCAATTTCAGCTTTCAATTCCTTATACAATTCATCGACAGGTGTTTTGTCCCAAAAAGATTCACCCGGATCAAAATCATATCCTTCTTTTGCTTTTTCGATGCTCGGACAGTATTCAGCAGTAATTACTTCGATTGGACTTAAATGGAGTACATGAAAAAGTGCACCATGTTTATTAACAAACGTTGCAAGGTCTCCACCGATATCAATTTCTTGATAATCATTTCTTATTCGTTGCGCCAATTCCGCCATTGTGTCCATCGAATTCTACTCCATCTAAAGTATACCATTTCTGCACATCTTGTTTGCTTAATCTGTAATAAGCTCCTCCGTGATGAGATCTTTCACTTGGATGATATCTGAATGTACCGTCGCCTCCAAAGAGCGCGCGATACCCTCCTCCGCTTTCAAAAGGAACTCCTTTGTAATCTCCCTGCCCAAGCGAGTCAAGTACAGTCACACCATGTGATTCTAAAGCTGTCTTTAGGGATGAAGGTGTATAGTCTGCCAAAACGGTTGGATCCTGCAAAATAACATCATGAAGACGATTAGCTCCCTGCCGTGTTAACTCGGCTTCAAACTCTCTTTGACGTGGTGTTCTTAAACTGGATCCGATGTTATCTCCAGATTGAGCGAAACTGATTCTTTGATTTCTTTCCGTTTCTGTGATATCGCTCCAGCTGTTGGCCTGCCAGTCGCCTTTACCCTGCCGAAATACGCCTCTCTTGGTTTTGTAGGTAATGATGCACCCGCATCCCGGATGACGCTCAAACATACCTCTGGCATAGGCTTCTTTATACGGAACATCGGTACCACATCTTGCCTTGCACCACTGGCAGTCTTCCCCGCCGCCCTTATCCGTTGTATGCACTCCTACATCGTCGTACTCTCTGGAAACAAGTACTTCAACACCTGAATTGCTGGCGAAGTCTGCGCTTCTTCGTTCGCTGTCATCTGCGTAGCGCTGTGATTGAAGAACAATGTCATACTTCAGCGCATTCAACCCTTCCTGAACATCTTCATACCCACTCAACTTGGTTGCAAAAACAGCCGCAGTACTTACGTATGCAGCTGTCGAAGGATTCAAACCAAAACCGGAAGATTCGTTCGCGGATTTCTGCGCTGTTTGCGATGCGTTCTCAACCGCCTGATAATTTTCACGGAAAACGGTATCAAGCATTTCTTCTTCGGAGCCGCCCAGATCATCCGCTCTATCCTGCAGCGTTTCAACCGACAGCTCACCAGCGCGAATACTGTATTTCTGCAATGCTGAAAGATCTCCGCCTGCAACCGTCTTCCGTATCTGCTTTAACTGACTGTCATTCTGCAGCTTGCGGCGGTATGCTTCTCGAATTTCATTTGCATCCATCAGAAGCCACCGTTATTTGTGTTATCTGAATCCAACCCGGTAAGATCGCGCATGTTCTGATCGCCAAAATAGCCTGGGACAGCCTGATTAACTTTAACAGCCGCATCCCCAATCGCCGCAATAGCCGCCGCATCCGGTTCGAATACCGGCTCCCACATTGGTGTTGTCTGATACAGCTGGTTACGCTTATACGGATATTTATCTCGTATGCATGCGGCAAGATAACCGGCATTAAGGAAGCCGACACCAAACGAGCGCTCTGCTTTCTTTGCCATCAGGCGGAGACTTTCATGTGATGCCTTGATCGCATCATAGCTTGAAGGATTCGCTGTGCTGAATCCAAGATCATCAAGCGTTAGCCCTGTCTCGCCGGCGAACAGAGACGCATACGTTCTGATTTCATCAGCATAAGGCGTTAGCTGCGCCTGTTGGAACTGACCGATTGTAGGATTCGGAACGCTCTGATCCTCACTGCGGAAAATCTGTAGGAAACTAGAAAGAGACGCAACCTGCTTATCCATTGGAACAGAATCAGGGTCCATACCAACAAGATATTTCTGAGGGAAGCTCGCAACTTCAGAACAGATGCACATGTTCATCAGCGCATCCTTCGTGTTATCCTGATAGCTCATGCATGCCCGTGAAATGCGGCTGTGGCCAAACGGCCGAACCGAATCCGGGCGATTGATAATTGGAACCAGCAGCGGATATGGTGCGACATTTGTGAGCTCATAGGGAAGTAATCCACGCTCATAAATTTCTGTGACGCCTGCCGTAAAGTATGCCTCAATCATCGGCACCTCATGATCATCGCGTTTTAATACCGCATATCCTTCCTGCAGCATATTCGTGATCGGGTCGATAACACCAGTTGCATTTGCTCCATCAATCACCTGCAGACGCGGATTTCCATACTCATCTTCAGAGATGTAGATAAAGTCACACGAAGAAATCAGCGCGCCGAGGATCGCAGAATCATAGAGAACGTCGGAATTGTTCATCTCATAGATCT encodes the following:
- a CDS encoding phage scaffold protein, whose translation is MAENFTPITTQEEFESAIKERIGREAKKYEGYTSPADLEKIKKDYDSQIASLTKDAEAKAKKYADYDKQLSERDAKIKGYESDSVKTRIAHEVGLPYELSGRLSGDTEDDIRKDAESLVGLIGKGHQTAPLASSETTEDKVKTAVKQLSEKLKK
- a CDS encoding terminase, producing the protein MAAPKRLGRQTPTASVVLPYTQTHGQEAVDLYEKTGRKAMDWQRLLIYDMLAYNSEDLWVHTKFGYAVPRRNGKNEVVVMRELYGLMNGETILHTAHRTPTSSSAFQRLYDALTACGYKEKEDFDSYRQYGLERIEMIGTKGKCSFRTRTSKGGLGEGFDLLVIDEAQEYQDDQETTLKYVISSSHNPQTLLCGTPPTPVSSGTVFMNLRKAIFSGDKKDACWEEWSVDHLTDVHDVDAWYETNPSLGTILTERIIADEIGTNELDFNIQRLGYWTTQNLRSAISENQWNELKVDTLPKFRGKLYAGIRFSADGKNVSLSIAVKTYSDAIFVEGIDCQPQRNGLGWIIRFLKKADLENVVIDGQSGQQMLMDAMKDAGIKKPPIIPKVSEVIEANALFQQNLDQKLICHRGQPSLTQSVTNVQRRAIGSNGGFGYKSIKENVDVSLMESMIFAFWSCRKTKERRKQRVFY
- a CDS encoding phage portal protein, whose protein sequence is MDYKGIGYLRNKLASKRSRVLTRYEYYEMKDQHTPRNLMVPHSMQSKFNLISGWCTKSVDSLADRLQFRGFRNDNFNLTQIYEMNNSDVLYDSAILGALISSCDFIYISEDEYGNPRLQVIDGANATGVIDPITNMLQEGYAVLKRDDHEVPMIEAYFTAGVTEIYERGLLPYELTNVAPYPLLVPIINRPDSVRPFGHSRISRACMSYQDNTKDALMNMCICSEVASFPQKYLVGMDPDSVPMDKQVASLSSFLQIFRSEDQSVPNPTIGQFQQAQLTPYADEIRTYASLFAGETGLTLDDLGFSTANPSSYDAIKASHESLRLMAKKAERSFGVGFLNAGYLAACIRDKYPYKRNQLYQTTPMWEPVFEPDAAAIAAIGDAAVKVNQAVPGYFGDQNMRDLTGLDSDNTNNGGF